From one Tsukamurella tyrosinosolvens genomic stretch:
- a CDS encoding metallophosphoesterase family protein, translated as MTPTSTIAGFPEPTSVGVAGDWHGAGKWAKHAIDRLMDYRPVDALVQLGDFGFWPGGGGQAYLDALEKVLERYGLPLFWIRGNHEWQPELAAWPVTDGVQIIRPHIVHLPAGFRWQWKGQTWLALGGAPSIDRDLRVAGVDWWPDEVISDLDVEEAIAGGPADIMICHDAPRGVSELDQWLSVNGIALPPIIASDADYGRSQVRKVVDAVQPSRLFHGHYHHRYDGEMRGDGFTTAITGLDCNGSTTRKNMLRLDLPVAAVTELFDD; from the coding sequence AGCCCACCTCCGTCGGCGTCGCCGGCGACTGGCACGGCGCCGGGAAGTGGGCCAAGCACGCCATCGACCGGCTGATGGACTACCGGCCGGTCGACGCGCTCGTCCAGCTCGGCGACTTCGGCTTCTGGCCCGGCGGCGGTGGCCAGGCGTACCTCGACGCGCTGGAGAAGGTGCTCGAGCGATACGGCCTCCCCCTCTTCTGGATCAGGGGCAACCACGAGTGGCAGCCGGAGCTCGCTGCGTGGCCGGTCACAGACGGGGTTCAGATCATCCGTCCGCACATCGTCCACCTGCCGGCCGGCTTCCGGTGGCAGTGGAAGGGGCAGACCTGGTTGGCGCTCGGTGGGGCCCCGTCGATCGACCGGGACCTGCGAGTTGCCGGCGTCGACTGGTGGCCGGACGAGGTCATCTCGGATCTGGACGTCGAGGAGGCGATCGCCGGCGGGCCGGCCGACATCATGATCTGCCACGACGCCCCGCGCGGCGTATCGGAGCTCGATCAGTGGCTGTCCGTCAACGGGATCGCTCTGCCACCGATCATCGCCTCCGACGCCGACTACGGCCGATCCCAGGTGCGCAAGGTCGTCGACGCGGTGCAGCCGAGCCGCCTCTTTCACGGGCACTACCACCACCGCTACGACGGCGAGATGCGCGGAGACGGCTTCACCACCGCGATCACCGGCCTGGACTGCAACGGCAGCACCACACGCAAGAACATGCTCCGACTCGACCTTCCGGTCGCCGCGGTGACCGAGCTCTTCGACGACTAG
- a CDS encoding ParB N-terminal domain-containing protein, translated as MHRTTLLLTARRRARTVPAAWFRSNVQPANSDSWAQAELLLVDPLENRRVAELETELSTSGFDRPVIVEQDAWWRPAVRVVDGMHRSIAAMRLGLDIPVRVGYDPAADYDHSDVYRVTAEPPAADLIDAVLSSASFRSSTGHWIQCDTASGRVDGPVSLYLPRHPELRPTIAAELQERLRQAGVFASVEFLESRQNE; from the coding sequence GTGCATCGGACCACGCTCTTGCTCACTGCGCGCCGGCGCGCTCGCACGGTCCCGGCGGCCTGGTTCCGCTCGAACGTGCAGCCGGCCAACAGCGACTCCTGGGCTCAGGCCGAACTCCTGCTGGTCGATCCGCTCGAGAACCGGCGCGTCGCGGAGCTCGAGACCGAACTGAGCACCTCGGGCTTCGACAGGCCGGTCATCGTCGAACAGGACGCCTGGTGGCGCCCCGCGGTCCGCGTCGTCGACGGCATGCACCGCTCGATCGCCGCGATGCGGCTGGGCTTGGACATCCCGGTCCGCGTCGGCTACGACCCCGCCGCGGACTACGACCACAGCGACGTCTACCGGGTAACCGCTGAACCGCCTGCCGCAGACCTCATCGACGCGGTCCTCAGCTCGGCATCGTTCCGAAGCTCGACCGGCCACTGGATCCAGTGCGATACCGCGTCCGGCCGCGTCGATGGCCCTGTTTCCTTGTACCTTCCCCGTCACCCGGAGCTGCGGCCGACGATCGCCGCAGAGCTCCAGGAGCGGCTGCGTCAGGCGGGAGTCTTCGCCTCGGTCGAGTTCTTGGAGAGCCGGCAGAACGAATAG
- a CDS encoding DEAD/DEAH box helicase: protein MSVIVPAGVAAPALRQRAPHKLKRHQKKAVGWVDAALARQLLVMACGTGKTLVGQHATAKLLPSGSEPVTVLLLVPNLNLLQQTFDEWATHAPFAFDAIAICSSLTRAEQKAVDVEGDLDVSELTVPATTDAATVAAFLRGNGQRVRVAFGTYQSLSKVIEAHADHKAQPWSVVVCDEAHRTAGRTDKPFGRVLHDTHVPAERRLFLTATPKVHKLASSESASASSTLLASMDNTALFGQQRHTLSVAEAIERKILSEYRVAVIGVQDAELEAATAVLDTVTLDGKRFSVDHVAAVVALSKAAAEHGLHAAIAFFNTRKSSKQFVEAFQHVHAARTGEWLADGTAEHIDGTMSTAVRRAAVARLANPRAGGLEVVSNVHCFSEGIDVPALDAVLFGESRGSQIDVVQCVGRAIRRNGDRTALIILAVRIGAGEDPETAVEESQFAKVRQAIAALADHDPRISEAMRVLVRDAMADEADRRRESGAVAGEEAGCAVSGGAGSADEAADTAQSQGDAAAPDVELAQRPAAADVAAAKRLIAIDVPSEIIQSGFTLRMLDRSTAGWETGMAELRGFVEKNGHARVAAGHVTDTGFALGGWVSSRRWENRAGRLSAERVAELEAIPGWLWSVTSSLWETGMAELLGFVEKNGHARVANGHVTDTGFALGKWVSTRRGDYRAGRLSAERVAELEAVPRWLWDAVSPLWENGMAELRDFVEQNGHARVANEHVTDTGFALGTWVSNRRKDYRAGRLSAERVAELETVPGWLWDAVSSLWENGMSELWDFVEQNGHARVANGHVTDTGFALGTWVSNRRKDYRAGRLSAERVAELEAVPGWVWDVASSLWETGMAELLGFVEKNGHVRVPQGYMTDAGFALGWWVSSRRKYYQAGRLSAERAAELEAVPGWVWDVVSSLWENGVSELRGFVEKNGHARVAKGYVSVTGFALGTWVNSRRKDYRAGRLSAERVAELEAVPGWIWDARPKLKHEPTPPQAA from the coding sequence ATGAGCGTGATCGTTCCGGCCGGCGTCGCTGCGCCCGCACTGCGGCAGCGTGCCCCGCACAAGCTCAAACGGCACCAGAAGAAGGCCGTGGGCTGGGTCGACGCTGCCCTCGCTCGACAGCTGCTCGTCATGGCCTGCGGCACCGGCAAGACCCTCGTCGGCCAGCACGCCACTGCGAAGCTCCTTCCGTCCGGCTCGGAGCCGGTGACGGTGCTGCTGCTGGTGCCGAATCTGAACCTGCTGCAGCAGACCTTCGACGAGTGGGCCACGCACGCCCCGTTCGCGTTCGACGCGATCGCGATCTGCTCCAGCTTGACCAGGGCCGAGCAGAAGGCCGTCGACGTCGAAGGGGATCTCGACGTCTCCGAGCTGACCGTGCCGGCGACCACCGACGCCGCGACCGTCGCAGCGTTCCTGCGCGGGAACGGGCAGCGCGTGCGAGTGGCGTTCGGCACGTACCAGTCACTGAGCAAGGTGATCGAGGCCCACGCAGACCACAAAGCTCAGCCGTGGTCCGTCGTGGTCTGCGACGAAGCACACCGCACCGCGGGCCGGACGGACAAGCCCTTCGGCCGGGTCCTCCATGACACGCACGTGCCAGCCGAGCGGCGCCTGTTCCTCACCGCCACGCCGAAGGTGCACAAGCTCGCGAGCTCCGAGTCCGCGAGCGCGTCGTCGACACTGCTCGCGTCGATGGACAACACCGCGCTCTTCGGCCAGCAGCGGCACACGCTCTCCGTCGCCGAGGCGATCGAGAGGAAGATCCTGTCCGAGTACCGGGTCGCCGTGATCGGCGTCCAGGACGCGGAACTGGAGGCGGCCACCGCCGTACTCGACACCGTCACTCTGGACGGGAAGCGCTTCTCGGTCGATCACGTCGCCGCCGTCGTCGCATTGTCGAAGGCCGCGGCCGAACACGGGTTGCACGCCGCGATCGCCTTCTTCAACACCCGCAAGTCCAGCAAGCAGTTCGTCGAGGCGTTCCAACACGTGCACGCGGCCCGGACCGGCGAGTGGCTCGCAGACGGCACAGCCGAGCACATCGACGGCACCATGTCGACGGCCGTCCGCCGCGCAGCGGTCGCTCGCCTCGCGAATCCCCGAGCGGGCGGCCTGGAGGTTGTGTCCAACGTCCACTGCTTCAGTGAGGGGATCGATGTGCCGGCGCTGGACGCTGTCCTCTTCGGCGAGTCTCGCGGCAGCCAGATCGACGTCGTGCAGTGCGTAGGGCGCGCGATCCGCCGCAACGGCGACCGGACCGCGCTGATCATCCTGGCGGTGCGCATCGGCGCCGGCGAGGACCCGGAGACGGCGGTCGAGGAGTCGCAGTTCGCGAAGGTGCGCCAGGCGATCGCGGCGCTCGCGGACCACGATCCGAGGATCTCGGAGGCGATGCGAGTGCTGGTGCGCGACGCGATGGCGGACGAGGCCGATCGGCGACGCGAGTCAGGTGCAGTCGCCGGCGAGGAAGCGGGCTGTGCGGTTTCGGGGGGCGCTGGCTCTGCGGACGAGGCGGCGGACACGGCGCAGTCGCAGGGCGATGCTGCAGCTCCGGATGTGGAATTGGCGCAGCGGCCAGCTGCGGCAGATGTCGCAGCCGCCAAGCGGCTGATCGCGATCGATGTGCCGTCGGAGATCATCCAGTCCGGGTTCACGCTACGGATGCTGGACCGGAGCACTGCAGGGTGGGAAACCGGCATGGCTGAGCTGCGGGGCTTCGTCGAGAAGAACGGTCACGCGCGCGTGGCGGCCGGGCACGTGACGGATACCGGCTTCGCTCTCGGCGGGTGGGTGAGCAGCCGCCGCTGGGAGAACCGCGCGGGGCGGTTGTCGGCGGAGCGTGTCGCTGAACTCGAAGCGATCCCCGGGTGGCTCTGGAGCGTGACTTCCTCGCTGTGGGAAACCGGCATGGCTGAGCTGCTGGGTTTCGTCGAGAAGAACGGTCACGCGCGCGTGGCGAACGGGCACGTGACGGATACCGGCTTCGCGCTCGGCAAGTGGGTGAGCACCCGCCGCGGGGACTACCGAGCGGGGCGGTTGTCGGCGGAGCGTGTCGCTGAACTCGAAGCGGTCCCCAGGTGGCTCTGGGACGCGGTTTCTCCGCTGTGGGAGAACGGCATGGCTGAGCTGCGGGATTTCGTCGAGCAGAACGGTCACGCGCGCGTGGCGAACGAGCACGTGACGGATACCGGGTTCGCGCTCGGCACGTGGGTGAGCAACCGCCGCAAGGACTACCGAGCGGGACGGTTGTCAGCTGAGCGTGTCGCCGAACTCGAAACGGTCCCCGGGTGGCTCTGGGACGCGGTTTCTTCGCTGTGGGAGAACGGCATGTCGGAACTGTGGGATTTCGTCGAGCAGAACGGTCACGCGCGCGTGGCGAACGGGCACGTGACGGATACCGGGTTCGCGCTCGGTACGTGGGTGAGCAACCGCCGCAAGGACTACCGAGCGGGGCGGTTGTCAGCTGAGCGTGTCGCTGAACTCGAAGCGGTCCCCGGGTGGGTGTGGGACGTGGCTTCTTCGCTGTGGGAAACCGGCATGGCTGAGCTGCTGGGTTTCGTCGAGAAGAACGGTCACGTGCGTGTGCCGCAGGGGTACATGACGGATGCCGGTTTCGCTCTCGGCTGGTGGGTGAGCAGCCGCCGCAAGTACTACCAAGCGGGGCGGTTGTCAGCTGAGCGTGCCGCTGAACTCGAAGCGGTCCCCGGGTGGGTGTGGGACGTGGTTTCTTCGCTGTGGGAGAACGGCGTGTCGGAACTGCGTGGTTTCGTCGAGAAGAACGGTCACGCGCGCGTGGCGAAGGGGTACGTGTCGGTTACCGGGTTCGCTCTCGGTACGTGGGTGAACAGCCGCCGCAAGGACTACCGAGCGGGGCGGTTGTCAGCTGAGCGTGTCGCTGAACTCGAAGCGGTCCCCGGGTGGATCTGGGACGCCCGCCCGAAGCTCAAGCACGAACCCACACCGCCACAGGCCGCCTGA
- a CDS encoding FtsK/SpoIIIE domain-containing protein translates to MVQSSRLKKLAREHMAAHPEVKYQQALAAVTAADATAPPPPGGPGTSIGGDGPHVPNFLEALGITDLATNDFEAVWARNSATGSLRAPIGYLRRGDEILPELNYLDMLEENLGGDGPHGGIAGRTGSGKSYFLRSILLSLVSLYGPDDIALLLADFKGGSTFLGFDRLPHTVAALSGLEQSNSLIERFAAVVDGEVTRREEFITGQKGCADIHAYRRKQRENPNDPNWPALPHLVIVVDEFGDYLRHRSAFLDMLLRTARVGRSLGVHLVLASQYLDSGNAAELLPSLSFGYCLAVNHPAHSRAMIGTDAAANMIHSRQTMGKALRRLPADPAPVEVVAFNHEAPLPGDGPHTGDDARDNMAQALIARLAALDVPRVPAMWTDPLDVPRTFADEPALEEEKQGLKIRIGVLDAPRRHETLPWILDFTGQRPHYAIAGGPKSGRSTTLRTMVLASAVTHADGRVAFMLLDGHDRSLSAVAEAPNVAAHVAAGDDNGVRAVLAEVDRLIEMRTAAMAVAGHHVVDQYLGRKDSDSDDPYGYVVVAIDGIGTFLGDGDRRAQADRLLNIIERGHTVGVHLVFTADSAASGSTGNVPHYSMEVPGVVQLWSTSYAGTRMPAELRLTLDSLIPERQPGRSFDPVTMLQARILLPIDRGIDPDGTDHGVRRYAIHDRTDEIGKLSASLAEGNPASRVPVVEPGAITASARAKQKKDIVTVRAEIDAIIGQDAVKKELHALLGAAEVEMELRRRGLPLTRSASRNLVLAGAPGIGKSHLAGLIGRILQITGRLSTGKVTRATRASLVGTHIGETGARTQAVLDKAHGGVLFIDDAYDLAREQDEQIDLFGREALDALRGHLERDPDDLAVVIAGYAPLVERFLEENALFASHFGTRITFEAFTDAQLWEHLLNFAECDGRSVHPSAEEPFRSAVAILDVADRKGDRLIDVAGNLRFVRNVYEVALGVAAQRLSTSEDLSALSDAEMLLVTEDDVSAAVCRVLSGFGLGLSDAA, encoded by the coding sequence ATGGTCCAATCGTCCCGACTCAAGAAGCTCGCCCGCGAGCACATGGCCGCACACCCCGAGGTGAAGTACCAGCAGGCCCTCGCCGCTGTCACCGCAGCCGACGCCACAGCGCCGCCTCCGCCGGGAGGCCCCGGCACCTCGATCGGGGGTGACGGCCCGCACGTCCCCAACTTCCTCGAGGCGCTCGGCATCACCGATCTCGCGACCAACGACTTCGAAGCGGTGTGGGCGCGGAACTCCGCCACGGGATCGCTGCGGGCCCCGATCGGCTACCTGCGTCGCGGCGACGAGATCCTTCCCGAGCTGAACTACCTCGACATGCTCGAGGAGAACCTCGGCGGCGACGGACCGCATGGGGGGATCGCCGGCCGGACCGGATCGGGCAAGAGCTACTTCCTGCGCTCGATCCTCCTCTCGCTGGTCTCGCTCTACGGACCGGACGACATCGCTCTGCTGCTCGCCGACTTCAAGGGTGGGTCGACATTCCTCGGATTCGACCGGCTGCCACACACCGTGGCCGCGCTCTCAGGCCTCGAGCAGAGCAACAGCCTCATCGAACGCTTCGCCGCTGTCGTCGATGGCGAGGTGACCCGTCGCGAGGAGTTCATCACCGGCCAGAAGGGCTGCGCGGACATCCACGCGTACCGCCGCAAGCAGCGCGAGAACCCGAACGACCCGAACTGGCCGGCGCTGCCCCACCTCGTCATCGTGGTCGACGAGTTCGGCGACTACCTGCGCCACCGGTCCGCCTTCCTGGACATGCTCCTTCGGACCGCACGTGTCGGGCGATCTCTCGGTGTCCACCTCGTGCTGGCGAGCCAGTACCTCGACAGCGGCAACGCCGCAGAGCTCCTTCCCTCCCTGAGCTTCGGGTACTGCCTCGCGGTCAACCACCCCGCCCACTCGAGAGCGATGATCGGCACGGACGCCGCGGCGAACATGATCCATTCCCGACAGACAATGGGCAAAGCCCTGCGGAGGCTGCCGGCGGACCCGGCACCGGTCGAAGTGGTCGCCTTCAATCACGAGGCTCCCCTGCCCGGCGACGGGCCGCACACGGGCGACGACGCACGCGACAACATGGCTCAGGCTCTGATCGCGCGCCTCGCTGCGCTCGACGTCCCGCGTGTGCCCGCGATGTGGACTGATCCGCTGGATGTGCCCCGCACCTTCGCGGACGAGCCCGCGCTCGAAGAGGAGAAGCAGGGGCTCAAGATCCGGATCGGCGTGCTCGACGCACCGCGGCGCCACGAGACCCTCCCCTGGATCCTCGACTTCACCGGGCAGCGTCCGCACTACGCGATCGCCGGTGGCCCGAAGTCGGGTCGGTCGACGACGCTGCGCACGATGGTGCTCGCGAGCGCCGTCACGCACGCCGATGGACGGGTGGCGTTCATGCTTCTCGACGGCCACGACAGGTCCCTGTCTGCGGTCGCCGAAGCGCCGAACGTCGCCGCGCACGTCGCGGCCGGAGACGACAATGGAGTCCGCGCAGTCCTCGCGGAGGTGGATCGGCTGATCGAGATGCGCACGGCGGCGATGGCCGTCGCGGGCCATCACGTGGTCGACCAGTACCTCGGACGGAAGGACTCGGACTCCGACGACCCGTACGGCTACGTCGTGGTGGCGATCGACGGCATCGGCACCTTCCTCGGGGACGGCGATCGGCGTGCTCAGGCCGATCGCCTCCTGAACATCATCGAGCGCGGCCACACGGTCGGCGTCCACCTCGTCTTCACGGCAGACAGCGCTGCATCGGGGAGCACCGGCAACGTCCCGCACTACTCGATGGAGGTGCCCGGTGTCGTGCAGCTCTGGTCGACCAGCTACGCCGGCACCCGGATGCCTGCTGAGCTCCGCCTGACGCTGGACTCCCTGATCCCGGAACGCCAGCCCGGACGCTCGTTCGACCCGGTGACGATGCTGCAGGCCCGCATCCTCCTCCCGATCGACCGCGGCATCGACCCGGACGGAACTGACCACGGCGTCCGGAGGTACGCGATCCACGACCGCACCGACGAGATCGGGAAGCTGAGTGCCTCGCTTGCCGAAGGGAATCCCGCGAGCAGGGTCCCCGTCGTCGAGCCGGGGGCGATCACCGCCTCTGCTCGCGCCAAGCAGAAGAAGGACATCGTCACGGTGCGCGCGGAGATCGACGCGATCATCGGCCAGGACGCGGTGAAGAAGGAGCTGCACGCGCTGCTCGGTGCCGCTGAAGTGGAGATGGAGCTGCGCCGGCGCGGTCTGCCCTTGACGCGGTCGGCGTCGCGCAACCTCGTGCTCGCCGGCGCGCCCGGTATCGGCAAGAGCCACCTGGCCGGCCTCATCGGACGCATCCTGCAGATCACCGGACGTCTCTCGACCGGCAAGGTCACGCGCGCGACCCGTGCGAGCCTGGTCGGGACCCACATCGGGGAGACCGGCGCAAGGACGCAGGCGGTTCTCGACAAGGCCCACGGGGGCGTGCTCTTCATCGACGACGCCTACGACCTCGCCCGGGAGCAGGATGAGCAGATCGACCTGTTCGGCCGCGAAGCGCTCGATGCGCTCCGCGGTCATCTGGAGCGCGACCCCGACGATCTCGCCGTGGTGATCGCCGGCTACGCGCCACTGGTGGAGCGTTTCCTGGAAGAGAACGCGCTCTTCGCCTCGCACTTCGGCACTCGGATCACCTTCGAGGCGTTCACCGATGCACAGCTGTGGGAGCACCTGCTCAACTTCGCCGAGTGCGATGGGCGGTCCGTCCACCCCAGTGCTGAGGAGCCCTTCCGCAGCGCCGTCGCCATCCTCGATGTCGCGGACCGCAAGGGCGACCGGCTGATCGACGTGGCTGGAAACCTCCGGTTCGTGCGCAACGTCTACGAGGTCGCCCTGGGCGTCGCCGCTCAACGTCTGAGCACGTCCGAGGACCTGTCCGCACTCTCGGACGCGGAGATGCTGCTGGTGACCGAAGACGACGTCTCCGCCGCGGTGTGCCGGGTCCTCAGCGGCTTCGGGCTCGGTCTCTCCGACGCAGCCTGA
- the mihF gene encoding integration host factor, actinobacterial type, with protein MALPNLTDEQRAEALAKAAAARTARAALKSDLKSGKASFADVLGRSGEPLVAKMKVSALLESLPKFGKVRVAELMDELGIAPTRRVAGLGERQRAALLERFGG; from the coding sequence ATGGCTCTCCCCAACCTCACCGACGAGCAGCGCGCCGAGGCGCTCGCCAAGGCCGCCGCAGCCCGCACCGCGCGCGCCGCCCTGAAGTCGGACCTCAAGTCCGGCAAGGCCTCGTTCGCGGACGTGCTCGGGCGCAGCGGCGAACCCCTCGTCGCGAAGATGAAGGTGTCGGCCCTGCTCGAGTCCCTGCCGAAGTTCGGCAAGGTCCGTGTGGCCGAGCTGATGGACGAGCTCGGTATCGCGCCGACGCGGCGTGTGGCCGGCCTGGGCGAGCGCCAGCGCGCAGCGTTGCTCGAGAGGTTCGGGGGCTGA
- a CDS encoding helicase associated domain-containing protein: MNAWDARWEAAYAQLQAFADEHGSCDVPQDFRHEGGVQIYYWIRTQQQRHRAGVLSPARSARLESLPGWKWAAAREDPAEQNMQALLAYVDEYGTADVPTGHVTASGIRLGHWVAAQRQSYRRAAMSAERAAALTKLPGWRWSRSPQKIWEKGYRALLAYAREHDGSCFDLRTSHVTDSGIKLGHWVHNQRQFYRRGQMTRERAKTLEAVPGWTWSIGGAELARRRSATGGGRRAQLHFDRGIELLARVSAETGTAAIRPSVVVDGVALGLWVQRQRAEKRRGRLSSTAQARLEAVPGWTWTPQEDRWRARLDRLRQQAVRNGGGAVSTAHVEPDGLRLGAWIVQQRIAYRNGTLSPERIRALEAVPGWEWVGSRTRGRVRIETQIQAWVRRVAIAHLRRFYRAQGHFDVPFDYAALDEFPLGAWVAEQRRAYVAGRLPQESREALSSLHGWTWSEPASDTETGAAA, encoded by the coding sequence ATGAACGCGTGGGACGCTCGCTGGGAGGCGGCCTACGCGCAGCTGCAGGCGTTCGCTGACGAGCACGGCTCCTGCGACGTGCCCCAGGACTTCCGCCACGAAGGCGGCGTCCAGATCTACTACTGGATCCGCACCCAGCAGCAGCGACATCGAGCCGGAGTCTTGAGCCCCGCACGGAGCGCGCGCCTCGAGTCCTTGCCCGGGTGGAAATGGGCCGCTGCCCGAGAAGACCCCGCTGAGCAGAACATGCAGGCTCTGCTGGCGTACGTCGACGAGTACGGCACGGCGGACGTGCCGACCGGGCATGTCACCGCCTCCGGGATCCGGCTCGGCCACTGGGTCGCCGCGCAACGGCAGAGCTACCGGCGGGCCGCGATGTCGGCCGAGCGCGCTGCCGCCCTCACGAAGCTCCCGGGATGGCGGTGGTCGCGCAGTCCCCAGAAGATCTGGGAGAAGGGCTATCGGGCGCTGCTGGCGTACGCGCGTGAGCACGACGGGTCGTGCTTCGATCTGCGCACCTCCCACGTGACCGACTCCGGGATCAAGCTGGGCCACTGGGTGCACAACCAGCGCCAGTTCTACCGGCGAGGGCAGATGACGCGAGAGCGCGCCAAGACACTCGAGGCCGTGCCGGGCTGGACCTGGAGCATCGGCGGCGCCGAGCTCGCGCGACGCCGCTCCGCCACCGGTGGCGGCCGGCGTGCACAGTTGCACTTCGACCGCGGCATCGAGCTTCTCGCTCGCGTGTCCGCCGAGACCGGGACTGCCGCCATCCGTCCGAGCGTGGTCGTCGACGGAGTTGCGCTCGGCCTGTGGGTGCAGCGCCAGCGCGCCGAGAAGCGGCGGGGCCGGTTGAGCTCGACCGCGCAGGCGCGACTCGAGGCGGTCCCGGGGTGGACGTGGACGCCCCAGGAGGACCGGTGGCGTGCTCGACTGGACCGATTGCGCCAGCAGGCCGTCCGAAACGGTGGCGGTGCGGTGAGCACGGCGCACGTCGAGCCTGACGGCCTCCGGCTCGGAGCATGGATCGTGCAGCAGCGGATCGCCTACCGCAACGGAACGCTCAGTCCCGAACGGATCCGCGCGCTCGAGGCCGTCCCCGGCTGGGAGTGGGTGGGAAGCCGCACCCGTGGCCGCGTGCGGATCGAGACACAGATTCAGGCGTGGGTCCGCCGGGTGGCGATCGCGCACCTGCGCAGGTTCTACCGCGCGCAAGGTCACTTCGACGTGCCCTTCGACTACGCCGCCCTCGACGAGTTCCCGCTGGGCGCCTGGGTGGCCGAGCAGCGCCGCGCGTACGTCGCCGGCCGCCTGCCGCAGGAGTCGCGCGAGGCGCTGTCGTCCCTGCACGGCTGGACGTGGTCCGAGCCGGCCTCCGACACGGAGACCGGAGCCGCCGCATGA